One window of the Leishmania panamensis strain MHOM/PA/94/PSC-1 chromosome 16 sequence genome contains the following:
- a CDS encoding amidase, putative (TriTrypDB/GeneDB-style sysID: LpmP.16.1320): protein MNLLKIFLALAIAAGAVLTYHFAYFLGLITYGVAVCGVCNWWMSAFMQAGPRTSRQIPQHPIAYCQQLSALELSKAYREGRLSCVEVVSTFIEHIKSVNPYMNALVFDCFDEAMKAAVEADRVWSAWREHKDPKRIPSWLLGVPCTIKESMKCRGCPNTAGNPKRRRITSEVDSPVVKNFRDAGAIILGVTNTSELCMWYESSNYMYGITSNPYDTRCLVGGSSGGEGAAAGAAFSTFSLGSDIGGSIRMPAFFNGVYGHKASPHYITNIGQFPAAKTSANHYMTTGPISRFPEDLIPLSQIAARGGFRLDPVVYPPCSPLKKVLDLHHHPLRVYALEDYGLSFIRVSESQIEAVHAAAEALRERYCAKVTYINVRTPSRSTGGVVPPEFQPFANTLSMWASALTKDPTESKFSLCMSQGHMGSISWWAEVVRWLFGRSHHTLPAIVLCTLETLDLALPQWLKAKREEGLLPFKVGLESLLGVDGIIIAPTFPSAAPRHHFPLWSPFQFQYTAVFNVLQLPATACPVWPGAFMANRRKSVSIHEKRCQQLPPDFHLPKGVQVVSATDQDELCISVAIALKDALGGYRYPSWAMLEGTDY from the coding sequence ATGAATTTACTCAAAATCTTCCTGGCGCTCGCCATTGCCGCCGGTGCAGTGCTCACCTACCACTTCGCCTACTTCCTCGGGCTCATCACGTATGGCGTGGCTGTGTGCGGTGTGTGCAACTGGTGGATGAGCGCCTTCATGCAGGCAGGCCCACGTACTTCACGACAAATTCCTCAGCACCCCATCGCATACTGCCAGCAGCTTTCCGCATTGGAACTCAGCAAAGCTTACCGTGAGGGGCGGCTCAGCTGCGTCGAGGTCGTCAGCACCTTCATTGAGCACATCAAGTCCGTGAACCCGTACATGAACGCGCTGGTGTTCGACTGCTTCGACGAGGCCATGAAAGCGGCGGTCGAAGCGGACCGCGTTTGGTCCGCTTGGCGGGAGCACAAGGACCCGAAGCGTATTCCCAGCTGGTTACTCGGCGTGCCGTGCACTATCAAGGAGTCCATGAAgtgccgcggctgccccAACACAGCTGGCAACCCGAAACGCCGTCGAATAACATCCGAGGTCGACAGCCCGGTCGTGAAAAACTTCCGGGACGCTGGCGCCATCATCCTCGGCGTCACCAACACCAGCGAGTTGTGCATGTGGTACGAGAGCTCCAACTACATGTACGGCATCACCAGTAACCCCTACGACACTCGCTGCCTCGtagggggcagcagcggcggcgagggagccgctgccggcgcggccttctccacctttAGCCTTGGCAGCGACATTGGCGGCTCCATCCGCATGCCAGCCTTTTTCAACGGCGTCTATGGACACAAAGCAAGCCCGCACTACATCACCAACATTGGCCAGTTTCCAGCTGCCAAAACGTCAGCGAACCACTACATGACCACCGGCCCTATCTCCCGCTTTCCGGAGGATCTCATCCCGCTGTCGCAGATCGCTGCACGTGGGGGCTTCCGGCTCGACCCGGTCGTCTACCCACCGTGCTCGCCGCTCAAGAAGGTGCTtgacctccaccaccacccgctgCGCGTCTACGCGCTAGAGGACTACGGCCTCTCGTTCATTCGGGTGTCGGAGAGCCAAATCGAGGCCGTgcacgcggcagcagaagcgcttCGCGAGCGCTACTGCGCCAAGGTGACGTACATCAATGTCCGCACGCCGTCGCGCTCAACCGGCGGTGTCGTACCGCCAGAGTTTCAGCCATTTGCCAACACCTTATCCATGTGGGCGTCGGCGCTGACCAAGGATCCGACAGAGTCGAAGTTCAGCCTGTGCATGTCGCAGGGCCACATGGGAAGCATCAGCTGGTGggccgaggtggtgcgctGGCTGTTCGGCCGCTCACACCACACGCTGCCTGCCATCGTGCTATGCACGCTGGAGACGCTGGATCTGGCCTTGCCGCAATGGTTGAAGGCCAAACGCGAGGAGGGGCTGCTCCCCTTCAAAGTGGGACTGGAGTCGCTTCTGGGCGTCGACGGCATCATTATCGCTCCAACGTTTCCGtcggctgcgccgcgccatcATTTCCCGCTGTGGAGCCCATTTCAGTTCCAGTACACCGCCGTCTTCAACGTCCTACAGCTGCCGGCGACCGCCTGCCCCGTCTGGCCTGGTGCCTTCATGGCCAACAGACGTAAAAGCGTCTCTATCCACGAGAAGCGCTGCCAGCAGCTACCGCCCGACTTCCACCTCCCCAAGGGGGTGCAGGTGGTGTCTGCGACAGACCAGGATGAGCTGTGCATCAGCGTGGCAATTGCCCTCAAGGACGCTCTTGGCGGCTACCGCTACCCCTCATGGGCGATGCTCGAGGGCACTGACTACTAA
- a CDS encoding hypothetical protein (TriTrypDB/GeneDB-style sysID: LpmP.16.1330) encodes MAANGNGHATDTGAAEGHPFLGRELRVELTDGRIIIGTLIAYEGSGDLLLQTAVEQRVFKDGEVTMRGLNLLAIPFKHVKGLHRRQPGLKPIVLTRGEVEKETPALVI; translated from the coding sequence ATGGCAGCCAACGGCAACGGGCACGCCACCGACACTGGTGCCGCAGAGGGCCATCCGTTCCTCGGTCGCGAGCTGCGTGTTGAGCTGACAGACGGACGCATCATCATCGGTACTCTCATCGCCTACGAGGGCAGTGGTGACCTGCTGCTACAGACTGCTGTCGAGCAGCGCGTCTTCAAAGATGGCGAAGTCACGATGCGCGGGCTGAACCTGCTCGCCATCCCCTTCAAGCACGTGAAggggctgcaccgccgtcagcCGGGGTTGAAACCGATCGTGCTCACCAGGGGCGAGGTCGAAAAAGAGACACCGGCGTTGGTGATTTAA
- a CDS encoding small GTPase, putative (TriTrypDB/GeneDB-style sysID: LpmP.16.1340): protein MGQAKTKLNIIICGLDNSGKTTIINFMKPEDQRSENIAATVGYNVDSFKKGRVHVTAFDMGGAQKFRGLWESYYSNVDGVVFVIDSSDALRMCIVKDELEQMLHHADLKTAKVPFIFFANKMDLAGAKTPVELTQILQLNSLMGDHPMNIFASNALQGEGIEEGMDWLQSMMLRQAVLSKKK, encoded by the coding sequence atggggcAGGCAAAGACAAAGCTGAACATCATCATCTGTGGGCTGGACAACAGCGGAAAGACCACTATTATCAACTTCATGAAGCCGGAGGACCAGCGCTCCGAGAACATAGCAGCCACAGTGGGGTACAACGTAGACAGTTTTAAGAAGGGAAGAGTGCATGTCACGGCATTTGACATGGGCGGAGCTCAGAAGTTCCGCGGGCTATGGGAAAGTTACTACAGCAACGTTGACGGCGTCGTGTTCGTGatcgacagcagcgatgcgctCCGCATGTGCATCGTGAAGGACGAGCTAGAGCAGATGCTCCACCACGCCGACCTCAAGACAGCCAAGGTGCCATTTATTTTCTTCGCCAACAAGATGGACCTCGCAGGGGCGAAAACGCCCGTAGAGCTGACGCAGATTCTACAGCTGAACAGCCTCATGGGCGATCATCCCATGAACATCTTCGCCTCCAACGCGCTTCAAGGTGAAGGAATCGAAGAGGGGATGGACTGGCTGCAGTCAATGATGCTGCGTCAGGCAGTGCTTTCAAAGAAGAAgtga
- a CDS encoding DNA-directed RNA polymerase I largest subunit, putative (TriTrypDB/GeneDB-style sysID: LpmP.16.1310) translates to MSLTTAFPFHAYVGDLRTRTVHERKSGVSLSLMTSEDMARLALVEVRVRCGQEDRLAPWAPAVRRDGTYATFYDTRMGNFDARTYPPQACSTCCNTLNSKYGNERCQGHYGYISMPRRYPNDPNRSQERLSVINPHLTHEVEQLLQAECFFCHRFRVPEFDVIRYQQALRLVDCGLIGEALRFLDMVANARGQDMRSRRRRDANETVINDIPLMLDHIDMQLRRRGAAAPLPSGATAGKMGARGDDRDTGAASVSAHVNGSGDGFLKPVFDVRNEICKQALRSFREFGNVCAHCQGISPRITTKNGHLFFYFNKKNADFNVANGGLTVTQLREWEEMNRRQGRSHTYFRTSWAREHIKQLCQRESTILAALYPHLGEATLSMPYACSLPSMYYYKVLFVDKLLVPPLPLRLSSGVQVSESGSIVPDASTRALSDVLQFVEQIEAYYVLANNSTPEHNLVSTAQEIAQEHNLRNLQAKVAEVYTNVLESFAKKEGLFRMHMMGKRVNQACRSVISPDYLLEPNEVLLPRPFARALTFPELVCSYSPARMLFLKRCVMNGPDMYPGATHLEISLTSGETRFVDLHVPELIRRQHAMKYFAMVQTGSLTVHRHILDGDHLIFNRQPTLHKVSMMAYRAKVLSGLKTLRFHYVNGSSYNADFDGDEMNIHVVQSLEARAELECLMDANLNYLVPTSGKPIRGFIQDHVVAGVLLTLRDKFLPHHTFVQLVYNGIAPYMQKHGNPLSPHATLTELIPMPAVLKPHPLWTGKQLISAIVHYVTGVVESRGGTRKSNGVSMHGTSLIQPNTYTTTDPHTGELVSASRKCMEDGHVQFFESELITGILCKNQLGSCNLSVVHVIHEIYGPHVVGVLFGALGRVLSMSLQREGFSIGMDDMILLQEERRTALLRELDNAPLSLPDDEARVMPVIMGMATNLQKEFVPGRMLRPFPQNQLLTMTMSGAKGSNTNAIQMSLGLGQQLFDGRRVKRMNSGKTLPSFFVAEKRARSLGYAIGRFTSGIRPAEYTFHAMAGRDGLIDTAVKTSRSGHLQRCLVKGLESLVVQWDHSVRDANGSVIQFLYGGDGLDPMRTSSLQAWEVVKDNCVDLGRKMNVSTGVMTGEEEAEAAALRNSHGKRERAYETAAAMRAAQRALLEAEAQRDPLPAHYKASLDTYLETKAQYPLFKKVSQVARWAKNGVLSEKLHEKREESIRYYRDVMTELTTRRRVRAYCDAGEPVGLLAAQAAGEPSTQMTLNTFHSAGSTVTHVTEGIPRLRELLIYASVQRVAIVVPVEKATETDEEAISRILQAGVATRLTDCMARVPVSAAATAATDSGATTRAHTTSGYHYHVTRSAEGTQVTVALLFSKVLLVRKQHAMCMSRAEHLQSFTQTLKSFARQVVTALRGRSKDEREGAGGPMRGTTQDPSSQVDDSGAAAGGGGMSDNDDDIDEQSTQMNTPALGAALAPSATGSELGRDDLIPEGDNDGGSTASDEDDDEEVADGSRRRKGDSGSGNSPLCKKSRAEEDDNEEEDEDGNGSLWKSSRNSGVNSEVAATASGTMSYDCFPTMCVMYGSKKYRVEIAPLLRTAATRDGVVALPEDFFIVNVSIQTSDQVVAVIPDVLESVLVRQTFPSWLTQFDAVSYTRKAEDPTCGEMVFQGSAATIRSVTAFLALFTVRARAIKVKRARSTDIRDMCTSFGVESGYKALFDELEKLFKRYSVDYHHLTLIADAATHRGVWENYNFTGVISHSASPLFQMTFASSKRFLHTALTRGIGDELSSISSAIMVGERPRVGTALVKVGQDPQILRDVIEKNLA, encoded by the coding sequence ATGTCCCTGACCACTGCTTTCCCCTTTCATGCGTACGTGGGAGatctgcgcacgcgcaccgtCCATGAGCGCAAGAGCGgtgtttccctctccctcatgACCTCGGAGGACATGGCACGCCTCGCATTggtggaggtgcgcgtgcgctgtggGCAGGAGGATCGACTGGCGCCGTGGGCCCCGGCCGTTCGGCGGGACGGCACTTACGCCACGTTCTACGACACGCGCATGGGCAACTTTGATGCCCGCACGTACCCTCCGCAGGCGTGCTCGACGTGCTGCAATACGCTCAACTCCAAATACGGCAATGAACGCTGCCAGGGCCACTACGGGTACATCAGTATGCCGCGTCGCTACCCAAACGACCCGAACCGCTCACAGGAACGCCTTAGTGTCATTAACCCACACCTCACCcacgaggtggagcagctgctgcaggccgAGTGCTTTTTctgccaccgcttccgcGTGCCCGAGTTCGACGTGATCCGCTACCAGCAGGCACTGCGCCTCGTCGATTGCGGATTGATCGGCGAGGCACTGCGGTTCCTGGACATGGTGGCAAACGCCCGCGGACAGGACATGCGcagccgacgccgccgtgaCGCGAACGAGACCGTCATCAACGACATTCCTCTTATGCTGGATCACATCGAcatgcagctgcgtcgccgcggtgccgctgcaccactTCCCTCTGGGGCTACGGCAGGCAAGATGGGGGCCCGCGGCGATGATAGAGACACCGGTGCAGCTAGCGTGTCGGCGCACGTGAatggcagcggtgacggctTCCTCAAGCCGGTCTTCGACGTCCGCAACGAGATCTGCAAGCAGGCACTGCGCAGCTTCCGCGAGTTTGGCAACGTCTGCGCGCACTGCCAGGGCATCTCACCTCGCATCACGACAAAGAATGGACATCTCTTCTTCTACTTCAACAAGAAGAACGCGGACTTCAACGTGGCAAACGGTGGGCTGACAgtgacgcagctgcgggaATGGGAAGAGATGAACCGTCGCCAGGGGCGCAGTCATACGTACTTCCGCACATCGTGGGCGCGAGAGCACATCAAGCAGCTGTGCCAGCGCGAGTCTACCATTCTTGCAGCCCTCTACCCACACCTCGGCGAGGCCACCCTAAGCATGCCGTACGCCTGCTCGCTCCCGTCAATGTACTACTACAAGGTGCTCTTTGTGGACAAGCTGctcgtgccgccgctgcccctgcGCCTGTCTTCGGGCGTGCAGGTCTCCGAGTCCGGCAGCATTGTCCCTGACGCCAGCACACGTGCCCTATCTGATGTCCTCCAGTTTGTCGAGCAGATCGAGGCGTACTACGTCCTCGCAAACAACTCCACCCCAGAGCACAACCTCGTCAGCACAGCGCAAGAGATTGCACAGGAGCACAACCTGCGGAACTTGCAGGCcaaggtggcggaggtgtaCACCAACGTGCTGGAGAGCTTTGCCAAGAAGGAAGGTCTGTTCCGCATGCACATGATGGGCAAGCGTGTGAACCAAGCATGCCGTAGCGTCATCTCACCCGACTACTTGCTGGAACCAAACGAGGTGCTACTGCCCCGCCCCTTCGCCCGCGCGTTGACCTTCCCGGAGCTGGTGTGCAGCTACTCACCAGCGCGCATGCTGTTCCTCAAGCGGTGTGTCATGAACGGCCCAGATATGTATCCGGGCGCCACTCACCTGGAAATTAGCCTGACGAGCGGTGAGACGCGCTTCGTGGACTTGCACGTGCCGGAGCTGAttcggcggcagcacgccaTGAAGTACTTTGCGATGGTACAGACCGGCTCCCTCACGGTCCACCGGCATATCCTCGATGGCGACCACCTCATCTTCAATCGCCAGCCGACCCTGCACAAGGTATCCATGATGGCGTATCGTGCCAAAGTGCTCTCCGGTTTGAAGACACTCCGCTTCCACTACGTTAACGGCAGCTCGTACAACGCCGACTTTGACGGGGACGAGATGAACATTCACGTCGTGCAGAGCCTCGAGGCAAGGGCGGAGCTTGAGTGTCTGATGGACGCCAACCTCAACTACCTCGTCCCGACGTCTGGCAAGCCGATCCGCGGCTTTATCCAGGACCATGTGGTCGCCGGGGTGCTGCTGACCCTCCGCGACAAATTCCTGCCGCATCACACCTTTGTGCAGCTTGTTTACAACGGCATCGCACCGTACATGCAGAAGCACGGCAATCCGCTCAGCCCGCACGCAACGCTGACAGAGCTGATTCCGATGCCTGCGGTACTGAAGCCGCATCCCTTATGGACGGGGAAGCAGCTCATTTCTGCGATTGTCCACTACGTGACGGGCGTGGTGGAAAGTCGTGGTGGCACGCGCAAGAGCAATGGTGTCAGCATGCACGGCACCTCTCTCATCCAGCCGAACACCTACACCACCACGGACCCCCACACCGGTGAGCTCGTTTCGGCCTCGCGCAAGTGCATGGAGGATGGCCACGTGCAGTTTTTTGAGAGTGAGCTCATCACCGGCATCCTGTGCAAGAACCAACTTGGCTCCTGCAACCTCTCCGTCGTGCACGTCATTCACGAAATCTACGGGCCGCACGTGGTTGGCGTGCTCTTCGGCGCGCTTGGTCGCGTGCTGTCTATGAGCCTGCAGCGCGAAGGCTTCTCCATTGGCATGGATGACATGATCCTCTTGCAAGAGGAGCGGCgtacggcgctgctgcgcgagctaGACAATGCACCCCTCAGCCTCCCCGACGACGAGGCGAGGGTGATGCCGGTAATCATGGGGATGGCGACAAACCTCCAGAAAGAATTCGTGCCGGGACGCATGCTGCGGCCTTTCCCGCAAAACCAGCTGCTGACCATGACCATGTCGGGTGCAAAGGGTAGCAACACGAATGCAATTCAGATGTCGCTCGGTCTTGGCCAGCAACTCTTCGACGGACGCCGGGTGAAGCGCATGAACTCGGGCAAGACATTGCCGTCGTTCTTTGTTGCGGAGAAGCGAGCTCGCTCGCTGGGCTACGCGATTGGCCGCTTTACCTCCGGCATTCGACCGGCAGAGTACACCTTTCACGCCATGGCCGGTCGAGATGGGCTCATCGACACGGCCGTCAAGACCTCCCGCTCTGGTCACCTGCAGCGGTGTTTAGTCAAGGGCCTGGAGAGCCTCGTTGTGCAGTGGGACCACTCCGTGCGCGACGCCAACGGCAGTGTGATACAGTTCCTCTACGGTGGTGACGGGCTCGACCCGATGCGGACCTCGTCCCTGCAGGCGTGGGAGGTTGTCAAGGACAACTGCGTCGACCTCGGTCGAAAGATGAACGTGAGCACCGGCGTGATGAcgggcgaggaagaggccgaggcggcggcgttgcgcaACAGCCATGGCAAGCGCGAGCGCGCCTACGAGACGGCTGCGGCGATGCGTGCGGCACAGCGTGCAttgctggaggcggaggcgcagcgcgacCCACTCCCCGCCCACTACAAGGCGAGTCTTGACACGTACCTGGAGACCAAGGCGCAGTACCCGCTCTTCAAGAAGGTGTCGCAAGTCGCACGATGGGCCAAGAACGGCGTCTTGAGCGAGAAGCTGCACGAGAAGCGTGAGGAGAGTATCCGGTACTACCGCGACGTCATGACGGAGCTaacgacgcggcggcgggtgCGGGCCTACTGCGACGCTGGAGAGCCCGTCGGTCTGCTGGCGGCCCAGGCCGCTGGAGAGCCGTCAACGCAGATGACGCTCAACACGTTCCACAGCGCCGGGTCGACTGTGACGCACGTGACGGAGGGAATTCCGCGCCTTCGCGAGCTGCTCATCTACGCCTCTGTACAGAGGGTGGCAATTGTGGTGCCGGTGGAGAAAGCGACGGAGACTGACGAGGAGGCGATCTCGCGCATTCTGCAGGCCGGCGTAGCGACACGGCTGACAGACTGTATGGCCCGCGTACCTGTttctgcggctgccaccgcggcCACGGACAGCGGTGCCACGACGAGGGCGCACACGACCTCAGGGTACCACTACCACGTCACCCGCAGCGCCGAGGGCACGCAGGTGACggttgccctcctcttctccaagGTGCTTCTTGTGCGAAAGCAGCACGCCATGTGCATGTCGCGAGCCGAGCACCTTCAGTCTTTCACACAGACCCTGAAGAGCTTTGCACGACAAGTAGTGACTGCATTGCGGGGTCGCTCAAAGGACGAGCGCGAGGGCGCCGGCGGACCGATGCGTGGGACGACGCAAGACCCATCTTCCCAGGTGgatgacagcggcgctgcagccggcggcggtggcatgagtgacaacgacgacgacatcgACGAGCAGTCCACGCAGATGAACACGCCGGCGCTTGGCGCCGCCTTGGCGCCGTCTGCCACTGGCAGTGAGCTTGGTCGGGATGACTTGATCCCAGAAGGGGACAACGACGGCGGTAGCACCGCTAGtgacgaggacgatgacgaggaggtggcggacgGCTCGCGGCGTCGCAagggcgacagcggcagcggcaacagtcCCCTGTGCAAGAAGTCTcgagcagaggaggacgacaacgaggaggaagacgaggacggcAACGGATCGCTCTGGAAGAGCTCCAGGAACAGCGGCGTCAACAGCGAGGTGGCTGCCACAGCATCCGGCACGATGAGCTACGACTGCTTTCCCACAATGTGCGTCATGTACGGCAGCAAGAAGTACCGGGTCGAgatcgcgccgctgctgcggacgGCGGCCACCCGCGACGGCGTTGTGGCGCTGCCGGAAGATTTTTTCATAGTGAACGTGTCGATACAGACATCAGACCAGGTGGTCGCCGTCATCCCGGATGTGCTCGAGAGTGTGCTGGTCCGACAGACGTTCCCTTCGTGGCTCACGCAGTTTGACGCCGTCTCGTACACGCGCAAGGCCGAGGACC
- a CDS encoding hypothetical protein (TriTrypDB/GeneDB-style sysID: LpmP.16.1350), with translation MLNSLLNVPVPAMVRPLRMLGGGTPNSKDGRSGHRSSRQAQSPCSLPGFSSNKVNPRHTGPLADMVNTEARKSSVTPPPRPTITIFAELDKDDAQSGSMGFGNASRTTMKDYITRGAALQVDQDPLASTQTVLTPMGYSSLCQYANAEATAKMSTSFSNESAVVAGIRRKSGFLTSAGSNDSRENMDGTSLRPPSLADSSDLAAQRNSSFLSVLPTEKSWMHGRTSTYTGSEEAVHHPVRISATPVVPIVPHVAELLSRKRVVEDMQRLYGGAGGAAKSTAVDSASGSLQATVSAKTQNVSSVSSRTGSAAEASKSPAISNEKNSHHSLSTSFSSSPRKPGKGEKKAPLATGTDRQLAREQIIRVGVQRLYQRLSELRLVVYRVQNDGNCQFRAISHQLFGNENYHDIIRSQIVSYMRSARAESFDYYFESPAQADMYYDNLAKPGSWGDELSLRAASDCLYVNIHVLSSEERNCYITYRPSSDHAVSAPSFLVDVWKLRERRRAERRLLRTRGPQQQQPLQHAHRHAFGNLQQASSYTGFQDNTQGLGAATTTLPSDYRYPCRGGSSRSARGEHGKAAVDQRLLVPQGSAPGFSPRRQSMGNYENANRVKQDNDSDEEGEMDANAIQLALHRKLQQSEIRFSWPSSTMGSNNLGAVTPGSGGNVGNLSLEASTMPLLQHQSTAAPNQLEQAAAVPVPRLVSGNADASRGMATNQLEKFRAVGAEVQSLDAATQPVNIFTQSMETANTCGTDDVAVCFPRKPTSGATAPAASCSSLLQPQAQRSILTMTSGTIAETPLLGGTRQVDPIAAPPALSRTQRQGDEAGEVMLLASTTSRGPPNQVLQQSFSCLQSTTSAAGYADHFNTDTAQSCSPAILSPSSGGYGASSQLFGSFVPRTATPSFGLGADSDGNVQSGSDASAGVNPSVHCFSFEPRTEPIDIFLSYLYPLHYNSLSVKQ, from the coding sequence ATGCTCAACTCACTTCTGAATGTGCCGGTGCCGGCGATGGTGCGACCGCTGCGCATGTTGGGTGGTGGCACCCCCAACTCAAAGGACGGCAGAAGTGGACACCGATCGTCACGCCAGGCGCAAAGCCCATGCTCATTGCCGGGCTTCAGTAGCAACAAAGTGAACCCAAGGCACACTGGCCCTCTCGCAGACATGGTGAATACGGAGGCAAGAAAATCGTCAGTaacgccaccaccgcggccgaCGATCACCATCTTTGCAGAACTCGACAAGGATGACGCACAGTCCGGTAGTATGGGCTTCGGGAATGCTAGCCGCACCACGATGAAGGACTACATTACCAGAGGTGCAGCTCTCCAAGTCGACCAGGACCCCCTTGCCAGTACCCAGACCGTATTGACGCCCATGGGCTACAGCTCCTTGTGTCAGTATGCCAACGCCGAGGCCACAGCGAAAATGTCAACCTCATTCTCGAACGAGAGTGCAGTCGTGGCAGGAATACGGCGGAAGAGCGGCTTTCTCACTTCCGCTGGTAGCAACGATAGTCGTGAGAACATGGACGGCACCAGTTTGAGGCCACCCAGCTTAGCTGACTCCTCCGATCTTGCCGCGCAGCGCAACTCGAGCTTCCTCTCAGTGTTGCCAACTGAAAAATCGTGGATGCACGGCCGGACATCAACGTATACCGGGAGCGAGGAAGCAGTGCATCATCCCGTACGCATCTCCGCGACACCTGTCGTGCCCATCGTTCCACACGTCGCCGAGCTATTGTCGCGCAAGCGCGTGGTGGAGGATATGCAGCGGCTTTACGGTGGTGCCGGCGGAGCAGCGAAGTCGACCGCTGTGGACTCTGCGAGCGGATCACTACAGGCGACCGTCTCTGCGAAAACACAAAACGTGTCATCGGTGAGCAGTCGCACAGGGAGCGCTGCCGAGGCCTCCAAGTCACCCGCGATATCGAATGAAAAAAACAGCCAtcactccctctccacctccttcagctcttCCCCCAGGAAGccggggaagggggagaagaaggcgccgcTGGCGACGGGGACTGACAGGCAGCTGGCGCGTGAGCAGATCATCCGGGTCGGGGTGCAGCGGCTGTACCAACGTCTCAGCGAGCTGCGCCTGGTCGTTTATCGCGTTCAAAACGATGGCAACTGCCAGTTTCGGGCCATCTCGCATCAGCTGTTCGGCAATGAGAACTATCACGACATCATCCGCAGCCAAATCGTGTCCTACATGCGGTCAGCACGAGCGGAAAGCTTCGACTACTACTTCGAGTCGCCTGCACAGGCTGACATGTACTACGACAACCTCGCCAAGCCCGGCTCGTGGGGAGACGAGCTCTCACTGCGGGCAGCGAGCGATTGCCTCTACGTGAACATCCACGTCTTGTCCTCTGAAGAGCGCAACTGCTACATTACATACCGTCCCTCCTCCGACCATGCCGTCTCGGCGCCGTCGTTTCTCGTAGACGTGTGGAAGCTGCGGGAGCGCCGCCGGGctgagcgccgcctcctccgcacaCGCGGgccgcaacaacagcagccgctACAGCACGCCCACCGCCACGCCTTCGGGAATTTGCAGCAGGCGTCGTCGTACACCGGATTTCAAGACAACACCCAAGGCCTTGGTGCCGCTACAACAACGCTTCCCAGCGATTACAGATACCCCTGCAGAGGCGGTAGCAGCAGGTCGGCGAGGGGAGAACACGGCAAGGCGGCGGTTGATCAAAGGCTTTTGGTGCCGCAGGGCAGCGCACCCGGCTTCTCTCCCAGAAGGCAGTCGATGGGCAACTACGAAAATGCTAATCGTGTCAAGCAAGACAACGATAGCGATGAGGAGGGCGAAATGGACGCAAACGCGATTCAGCTCGCCCTGCACCGTaagctgcagcagtccgAAATCCGCTTCAGTTGGCCGTCCTCGACGATGGGCAGCAACAATCTCGGCGCTGTGACGCCAGGGAGTGGCGGCAACGTTGGCAACCTCAGCCTGGAGGCGTCTACGATGCCGCTACTCCAACATCagtcgacagcagcgccgaatCAACtggagcaggcggcggcagtgccggTGCCGCGCCTCGTTAGCGGCAACGCGGACGCCTCGCGAGGCATGGCGACGAATCAGCTCGAGAAGTTCCGTGCTGTTGGCGCCGAGGTGCAGTCGCTCGATGCGGCCACTCAGCCCGTCAATATTTTTACCCAGAGCATGGAAACAGCGAACACATGTGGCACGGACGATGTTGCCGTCTGCTTTCCCCGAAAGCCAACGTCAGGCGCgacagctcctgcagcgtcatGCTCATCGCTACTTCAACcgcaggcgcagcgcagtATCCTGACCATGACAAGCGGCACAATCGCAGAGACGCCTCTGTTAGGTGGCACGCGGCAGGTTGACCCTATCGCTGCCCCTCCAGCGCTTTCACGGACACAGCGGCAAGGGGACGAAGCTGGCGAAGTCATGTTGCTTGCGTCCACTACAAGCCGCGGCCCACCCAATCAGGTGTTGCAACAGAGCTTCTCTTGTCTGCAGAGCACCACCTCAGCCGCCGGCTACGCTGACCACTTTAACACCGACACCGCGCAAAGTTGCTCCCCCGCGATACTTTCTCCCAGCAGTGGCGGATATGGTGCCAGCTCGCAGCTCTTCGGCAGCTTTGTCCCACGCACCGCCACGCCTTCTTTCGGCCTCGGGGCCGATAGCGACGGAAACGTGCAGAGCGGCTCGGATGCCAGCGCTGGTGTCAACCCATCTGTTCACTGCTTTTCCTTCGAACCGCGAACAGAGCCCATTGACATCTTTCTGTCCTACCTCTACCCACTGCACTACAACTCGCTCAGTGTGAAGCAGTAA